The Thermus brockianus genome window below encodes:
- a CDS encoding ABC transporter ATP-binding protein produces MKKALVLKDITKRFPLVLANDHISLDLEWGEVLALVGENGAGKSTLMKIVYGLQPPDEGEMWVDGRPYRPRSPLDAIAAGIGMVHQHFMLVEPFTVLENLVLGLEPGSPLYLDLEAARKRAQRLMEELGFQVPLDERIENLPVGLQQRVEILKALYREAKILILDEPTAVLTPQEAEELFRFLRAYVAQGNAAIFISHKLKEVLAVSDRVTVIRDGKVVGTVRTPETSLEALARMMVGREVVLRVQKGPARPGEVVLELENFAAPPRLKGVSFQVRAGEIVGIAGVEGNGQTELVEALTGLRRHQGVARYLGKPLPTLARAVRELGISHVPEDRHARGLVLDFSVRENAILGDQHRPPFRGFLGFLDGDAMEAHAQALVEGFDVRPRSTELSARRFSGGNQQKIVVGRELLRKPRLLIAAQPTRGVDVGAIEFIHQRLVEARDQGMGVLLVSADLSEVLNLADRILVMYEGRIVGELSPEEATEERLGLLMAGIPA; encoded by the coding sequence GTGAAGAAGGCCCTGGTCCTTAAGGACATCACCAAGCGCTTCCCCCTGGTCCTCGCCAACGACCACATCTCCTTGGACCTGGAGTGGGGCGAGGTCCTGGCCCTGGTGGGGGAAAACGGGGCGGGAAAGTCCACCCTCATGAAGATCGTCTACGGCCTCCAGCCCCCGGACGAGGGGGAGATGTGGGTGGACGGCAGGCCCTACCGGCCGAGAAGCCCCCTGGACGCCATCGCCGCCGGCATCGGTATGGTGCACCAGCACTTCATGCTGGTGGAACCCTTTACGGTCTTGGAAAACCTGGTCCTGGGCCTGGAGCCCGGAAGCCCCCTTTACCTGGACCTCGAGGCCGCAAGGAAGCGCGCCCAACGCCTCATGGAGGAGCTCGGCTTCCAGGTTCCCCTGGACGAGCGCATTGAAAACCTTCCCGTGGGCCTGCAACAACGGGTGGAGATCCTCAAGGCCCTTTACCGTGAGGCCAAAATCCTCATCCTGGACGAGCCCACCGCCGTCCTCACCCCCCAGGAGGCGGAGGAGCTTTTCCGCTTCCTCAGGGCCTACGTGGCCCAGGGCAACGCCGCCATCTTCATCAGCCACAAGCTCAAGGAGGTGCTGGCCGTTTCCGACCGGGTCACGGTGATCCGGGACGGGAAGGTGGTGGGCACGGTGCGCACCCCGGAAACCTCCCTGGAGGCCCTCGCCCGGATGATGGTGGGGAGGGAGGTGGTCCTACGGGTGCAAAAGGGCCCGGCCAGGCCCGGCGAGGTGGTCTTAGAGCTGGAAAACTTCGCCGCCCCGCCCCGGCTCAAGGGGGTGAGCTTCCAGGTGCGGGCGGGGGAGATCGTGGGCATCGCCGGGGTAGAGGGGAACGGCCAGACCGAGCTGGTGGAAGCCCTAACCGGCCTCCGCCGCCACCAGGGGGTGGCCCGCTACCTGGGCAAGCCCCTTCCCACCCTGGCCCGGGCGGTGCGGGAACTGGGCATAAGCCACGTCCCCGAGGACCGGCATGCCCGGGGCCTCGTGTTGGACTTCTCCGTGCGGGAAAACGCCATCCTGGGCGACCAGCACAGGCCCCCCTTCCGGGGCTTTTTGGGCTTTCTGGACGGCGACGCGATGGAAGCCCACGCCCAGGCCCTGGTGGAGGGGTTTGACGTGCGGCCCCGGTCCACGGAGCTTTCCGCCAGGCGCTTCTCCGGGGGCAACCAGCAGAAGATCGTGGTGGGCAGGGAGCTTCTGAGGAAGCCCCGCCTCCTCATCGCCGCCCAGCCCACCCGGGGAGTGGACGTGGGGGCCATTGAGTTCATCCACCAACGCCTCGTGGAAGCCCGGGACCAGGGGATGGGGGTGCTTCTGGTTTCCGCCGACCTCTCCGAGGTGCTAAACCTCGCCGACCGCATCCTCGTCATGTACGAGGGGAGGATCGTGGGGGAGCTCTCCCCGGAGGAGGCCACGGAGGAGCGCCTTGGCCTCCTCATGGCGGGCATCCCCGCCTAG
- a CDS encoding LptA/OstA family protein yields MKKAWVLALLGLALAASNVRVIQVEGGRLSGDLRYGPWTFEGEVRGRVKDLTIQAPKATLTAPKGKTMQEAEGEREARFEGGVVVRRGRVEARGPVLVYREKTGEGELLGPARMRQEPKPGEDPVEVEAGRMAFQVDTDTSTSENALLKSGNQEGRAGFVYYEEERGLAVFTDAKEVVLTRKRRDGDLVIRAKEVRSLTGPKRLIATGGVRLVDGDLVTVGDSLYYDDTTGEAIVLGRPALSENKKEGFKLSGSTLLHNVNRHQVRVYGRAFRLPTEEFKKLGEK; encoded by the coding sequence GTGAAAAAAGCGTGGGTGTTGGCCCTACTCGGTTTGGCGCTGGCGGCTTCCAATGTGCGGGTTATCCAGGTGGAAGGGGGCAGGCTTTCGGGGGACCTGCGCTATGGTCCCTGGACCTTTGAGGGGGAGGTGAGGGGGCGGGTTAAGGACCTCACCATCCAGGCCCCCAAGGCCACCCTCACCGCCCCCAAGGGCAAGACCATGCAGGAGGCGGAAGGGGAAAGGGAGGCCCGCTTTGAAGGGGGCGTGGTGGTGCGCCGGGGCCGGGTGGAGGCCCGGGGGCCCGTCTTGGTCTACCGGGAGAAGACGGGGGAGGGGGAGCTCTTGGGGCCTGCCCGCATGCGCCAGGAGCCCAAGCCCGGGGAGGACCCCGTGGAGGTGGAGGCGGGCCGCATGGCCTTCCAGGTGGACACGGACACCTCCACGAGCGAAAACGCCCTCCTCAAAAGCGGCAACCAGGAGGGGCGGGCGGGCTTCGTCTACTACGAGGAGGAAAGGGGCCTCGCCGTTTTCACGGACGCCAAGGAGGTGGTCCTCACCCGCAAGCGCCGGGACGGGGACCTGGTCATCCGGGCCAAGGAGGTGCGGAGCCTCACCGGCCCCAAGCGCCTCATCGCCACGGGGGGGGTGCGCCTGGTGGACGGGGACCTGGTCACGGTGGGGGATAGCCTCTACTACGACGACACCACGGGGGAGGCCATCGTCTTGGGAAGGCCGGCGTTGAGCGAGAACAAGAAGGAGGGCTTCAAGCTTTCCGGAAGCACCCTCCTCCACAACGTGAACCGCCACCAGGTGCGGGTCTACGGCCGGGCCTTCCGGCTGCCCACCGAGGAGTTTAAGAAGCTCGGGGAGAAGTGA
- a CDS encoding lipid II:glycine glycyltransferase FemX, with product MAELAEVHEPEAWNRLVSGLPITSALQSFGWGEVKRLSGWEPKRFAVYEGDRLLGAAQVLLKRLPGGLHLAYAPRGPALGRLVDLPQVARALAKGVRGTHLVLEPEAGLSAEEAPPAFAGLLPEEPIQPGYSLWLDLTQGEEALLKGMKEMHRRNARLAQKRTELLVAGEEAFPEFFRLFEETNRRAKLLQHSEAYYRAVLREMNQPLGEAFIALALKEGEPLAAGLFVGFAGKVDYLYGGSSRHHPEAKAPMGMHLMAIRHGIAQGYRIYDLWGVPRTPEGSHAEGIWRFKEGFGGKRVQFPAYTLPLSPLYRPLKALLRLRKTWVNLRVRGNPRDVLG from the coding sequence ATGGCCGAGCTAGCGGAGGTTCACGAACCCGAGGCCTGGAACCGGCTGGTTTCGGGCCTCCCCATCACGAGCGCCCTGCAGTCCTTTGGCTGGGGGGAGGTGAAGCGGCTTTCCGGCTGGGAGCCCAAGCGCTTTGCCGTGTACGAGGGGGATAGGCTTTTGGGGGCGGCCCAGGTCCTCCTAAAACGCCTGCCCGGTGGGCTGCATCTGGCCTACGCCCCCAGGGGCCCGGCCCTAGGGCGCCTTGTGGACCTCCCCCAGGTGGCCCGGGCCCTGGCCAAAGGGGTGAGGGGCACCCACCTCGTCCTGGAGCCGGAGGCGGGCCTTTCGGCGGAGGAGGCGCCCCCCGCCTTTGCCGGCCTTTTGCCGGAGGAACCCATCCAGCCCGGCTACTCCCTTTGGCTGGACCTCACCCAGGGGGAAGAGGCTCTCCTCAAGGGCATGAAGGAGATGCACCGCCGCAACGCCCGCCTGGCGCAGAAGCGCACCGAACTCCTCGTGGCGGGGGAGGAGGCCTTCCCCGAGTTCTTTCGCCTCTTTGAGGAAACGAACCGGCGGGCGAAGCTCTTGCAACATTCGGAAGCGTACTACCGGGCGGTCCTAAGGGAGATGAACCAGCCTTTGGGGGAAGCCTTCATCGCTTTGGCCCTCAAGGAGGGCGAGCCCTTGGCGGCGGGGCTTTTCGTGGGATTTGCCGGAAAGGTGGATTACCTCTACGGGGGAAGTAGCCGCCACCACCCCGAGGCCAAGGCCCCCATGGGCATGCACCTTATGGCCATCCGCCACGGCATCGCCCAGGGTTACCGCATCTACGACCTGTGGGGCGTCCCCCGGACCCCTGAAGGGAGCCACGCCGAGGGGATTTGGCGCTTCAAGGAGGGATTTGGCGGGAAGAGGGTGCAGTTTCCCGCCTACACCCTGCCCCTTTCCCCCCTCTACCGCCCTTTGAAAGCCCTGCTCCGCCTGCGCAAGACCTGGGTGAACCTAAGGGTGCGGGGAAACCCGCGGGATGTTCTGGGGTGA
- a CDS encoding response regulator produces MAFVARLLVVDDDPRIRHLLEVVLSGSGHEVVLAVSAKEALEFLRRETPDLILLDIMMPDMDGLTLLGRIRAVRRLSRVPVIMFTGGGKELEGPSRALGADLFLEKPISGRRLKQAVESLLSREGYLLPGGERVGTLAEVGERLRQALPEEERFRLLWRKGQSRRALLANLVAKGWTEALLRRLVPGEYDLYDILGHLAYGWPLVSLKERAARAGDPRFAPLLQEYLKAGRLPLEGDGLLEELAETLYA; encoded by the coding sequence ATGGCCTTCGTGGCGCGGCTTCTCGTGGTGGACGATGACCCCCGCATCCGCCACCTCCTCGAGGTGGTCCTTTCCGGCTCGGGCCACGAGGTGGTCCTGGCGGTTTCAGCCAAGGAAGCCTTGGAGTTTTTGCGGAGGGAAACCCCTGACCTCATCCTTTTGGACATCATGATGCCGGACATGGACGGCCTTACCCTTCTAGGCCGCATCCGGGCCGTGCGCCGCTTGAGCCGGGTGCCCGTCATCATGTTCACCGGAGGGGGAAAGGAGCTGGAGGGCCCAAGCCGGGCCTTGGGGGCGGACCTCTTCCTGGAAAAGCCCATCAGCGGACGCCGGCTCAAGCAGGCGGTGGAAAGCCTCCTCTCCCGGGAGGGCTACCTCCTCCCCGGGGGCGAGCGGGTGGGCACCTTGGCGGAGGTGGGGGAGAGGCTACGGCAGGCCCTGCCGGAGGAGGAGCGCTTCCGCCTCCTTTGGCGCAAGGGGCAAAGCCGCCGCGCCCTCCTCGCCAACCTGGTGGCCAAGGGCTGGACCGAGGCCCTTTTGCGCCGTCTGGTGCCGGGGGAGTACGACCTTTACGATATCCTGGGCCACCTGGCCTACGGCTGGCCCCTCGTTTCCCTAAAGGAGCGGGCCGCCCGGGCAGGGGACCCTCGTTTTGCCCCGCTTCTCCAGGAGTACCTGAAGGCGGGGCGCCTCCCCTTGGAGGGGGACGGCCTCTTGGAGGAGCTGGCGGAAACCCTTTACGCTTAA
- the pheA gene encoding prephenate dehydratase, with product MRIAFQGTEGAYSEEALLKTFPGATPVGFPTFHQVFEAVETGEAELGVVPVENTTAGSINQTYDLLLESDLHVVGEIVHRVEHCLLAPKGTELKDLRAVKSHPQALAQCDGFLARLRLTPIPVYDTAGAARALAESPEPGVGAIASRRAAELYGLAILAENIEDYPHNYTRFFVIGREEAPRGEEPHKTSIVFAVRHRPGGLLEALQVFAEAGVNLTKLESRPRRDKPFSYLFYLDLEGHLEDPGPSQALLGLLRRAAFLKVLGSYPAYKNGT from the coding sequence ATGAGGATTGCCTTCCAGGGCACCGAAGGGGCGTACAGCGAAGAGGCCCTCCTCAAAACCTTCCCCGGCGCCACCCCCGTGGGCTTCCCCACCTTTCATCAGGTCTTTGAGGCGGTGGAAACGGGGGAGGCGGAGCTGGGCGTGGTGCCCGTGGAAAACACCACCGCCGGCAGCATCAACCAAACCTACGACCTCCTCCTGGAAAGCGACCTCCACGTGGTGGGGGAGATCGTCCACCGGGTGGAGCACTGCCTCCTGGCCCCTAAGGGCACCGAGCTCAAAGACCTCCGGGCGGTGAAAAGCCACCCCCAGGCCCTAGCCCAGTGCGATGGCTTCCTGGCCCGGCTCCGCCTCACCCCCATCCCCGTGTATGACACCGCCGGGGCAGCGAGGGCCTTGGCGGAAAGCCCTGAACCCGGGGTGGGGGCCATCGCCTCGAGGCGGGCGGCGGAGCTCTATGGCCTCGCCATCCTGGCGGAGAACATTGAGGACTACCCCCACAACTACACCCGCTTCTTCGTCATCGGTCGCGAGGAGGCGCCGAGGGGAGAAGAACCCCACAAGACGAGCATCGTCTTCGCCGTGCGCCACCGCCCCGGAGGGCTTTTGGAGGCCTTGCAGGTCTTCGCCGAGGCCGGGGTGAACCTCACCAAACTGGAGTCCCGGCCCCGGCGGGACAAACCCTTTAGCTACCTCTTCTACCTGGACCTGGAAGGGCACCTGGAAGACCCCGGGCCCTCCCAGGCCCTTTTGGGCCTCCTGCGCCGGGCGGCCTTCCTAAAGGTCCTGGGCTCTTACCCCGCTTACAAAAACGGCACCTAG
- a CDS encoding CBS and ACT domain-containing protein: MLVRDWMTKDPLTVSPDTPVLEAINLLKHKGFRRLPVVKEGKLVGLVTDKDLKDAMPSKATTLSVWEMNYLLSKLTVEEVMAKPVVTVGADEPLEKAALIMEERKIGGLPVMEGAKLVGIITVTDVLRAFIEVLGLKLGGLRITVDIPDVPGALAQMAQAVPPANIVSIATAAHLQGYQRLVMRVVGEDVEGVPKRLQAAGERVVDVRPG, translated from the coding sequence ATGCTGGTCCGCGACTGGATGACCAAGGACCCCCTTACCGTAAGCCCCGACACCCCCGTATTGGAGGCCATCAACCTGTTGAAGCACAAGGGCTTCCGGCGCCTGCCCGTGGTGAAGGAGGGGAAGCTTGTGGGCCTTGTCACCGACAAGGACCTCAAGGACGCCATGCCCTCCAAGGCCACCACCCTCTCGGTGTGGGAGATGAACTACCTCCTCTCCAAGCTCACCGTGGAGGAGGTGATGGCCAAGCCCGTGGTCACAGTGGGGGCGGACGAGCCTTTGGAGAAGGCGGCCCTCATCATGGAGGAGCGGAAAATTGGGGGACTTCCGGTGATGGAGGGTGCGAAGTTGGTGGGCATCATCACCGTGACCGATGTGCTCCGGGCCTTCATTGAGGTGCTGGGTCTTAAGCTGGGGGGGCTGCGCATCACCGTGGACATCCCCGATGTCCCCGGGGCCCTGGCCCAGATGGCCCAGGCGGTGCCCCCAGCCAACATCGTTTCCATCGCCACCGCCGCCCACCTCCAGGGCTACCAGCGCTTGGTGATGCGGGTGGTGGGGGAGGATGTGGAGGGAGTGCCGAAGCGGCTGCAGGCCGCCGGGGAAAGGGTGGTGGACGTCCGCCCGGGCTAG
- a CDS encoding OmpH family outer membrane protein: MKRLPLAALFLALGALVTPMLAQNRNVATRIGFVDADALVQAHPDYKKVQDVQAQAKKELSPLEEKLKPLDQKMRAGQASAKERQDYDALLKTYQDTLKKWQDRQNQVLKPILEDVDAAIAKVAKAQGFAVVMSRQVAAQSGLVVYADEDTDLTQAVIRELKR; encoded by the coding sequence ATGAAACGGCTTCCCCTAGCGGCCCTTTTCCTGGCCCTCGGCGCCCTCGTTACCCCCATGCTGGCCCAGAACAGGAACGTGGCCACCCGCATCGGCTTCGTGGACGCCGATGCCCTGGTCCAGGCCCACCCCGACTACAAAAAGGTCCAGGACGTGCAGGCCCAGGCCAAAAAGGAGCTTTCCCCCTTAGAGGAAAAGCTCAAGCCCCTGGACCAGAAGATGCGTGCCGGGCAAGCCTCGGCCAAGGAGCGCCAGGACTACGACGCCCTCCTCAAGACCTACCAGGACACCCTTAAGAAATGGCAGGACCGGCAGAACCAGGTCCTCAAGCCCATCCTCGAGGACGTGGACGCCGCCATCGCCAAGGTGGCCAAGGCCCAGGGCTTCGCCGTGGTCATGAGCCGGCAGGTGGCGGCCCAGTCCGGCCTGGTGGTCTACGCCGACGAGGACACGGACCTCACCCAAGCAGTGATCCGGGAACTCAAGCGCTAG
- a CDS encoding DUF4258 domain-containing protein produces the protein MRKLRRLQDLLPHLREGRYRLGPHVAKHMLQEGFTELDILRALEWGRELCIYPEDQRMLVLGYMVFPPRLRLPLHVVLEYAKPRHVDIVTAFIPKEPYRVYSRKRLAAILRFDGALEEVRWSLPKEAYPAWE, from the coding sequence ATGCGGAAGCTTCGCCGCCTTCAGGACCTCCTCCCCCACCTCCGGGAAGGGCGCTACCGCTTGGGCCCCCACGTGGCCAAGCACATGCTCCAGGAGGGGTTCACCGAGCTGGACATCCTGAGGGCCCTGGAATGGGGCAGGGAGCTTTGCATCTACCCCGAGGACCAGCGGATGCTGGTTTTGGGCTACATGGTCTTCCCGCCCCGCCTGCGCCTTCCCCTGCACGTGGTCCTGGAGTACGCCAAGCCGCGGCACGTGGACATCGTCACCGCCTTTATCCCCAAGGAGCCTTACCGGGTGTATTCCCGAAAACGCCTGGCCGCCATCCTCCGCTTTGACGGGGCCTTAGAGGAGGTGCGCTGGAGCTTGCCCAAAGAGGCTTACCCCGCCTGGGAGTAG
- a CDS encoding ComF family protein, with protein MPWAFLEALLGHACPGCGGRLDEPFLCAACREGLRAWAQGDSVYLGLYGRVGGLVRALKYGRRFGLAPLLARPLAEGVLAQGWALSGVTAVPTLLPRLLRRGYNPPELLAKELARRLHLPYRRVLVRVRYAPSQPTRGRGRAKLPPGLFVPKGRVEGAWLLVDDVLTSGATFLRAKEALLQAGAERVYGAFLAVRDPAALGPYR; from the coding sequence ATGCCCTGGGCCTTTCTTGAAGCGCTTTTGGGCCACGCCTGCCCGGGGTGCGGCGGCAGGCTGGACGAGCCTTTCCTCTGCGCCGCTTGCCGGGAGGGGCTTCGGGCCTGGGCCCAAGGGGATAGCGTCTACCTGGGGCTCTACGGCCGGGTGGGGGGTTTGGTCCGGGCGCTCAAATATGGGCGCCGCTTCGGCCTTGCGCCCCTCTTGGCCCGCCCCTTGGCGGAAGGCGTCCTGGCCCAGGGCTGGGCGCTTTCGGGGGTGACGGCGGTGCCCACCCTCCTGCCCCGGCTTCTCCGGAGGGGGTATAACCCCCCCGAGCTCTTGGCCAAGGAACTCGCCCGCCGCCTCCACCTCCCCTACCGCCGGGTCCTCGTGCGGGTGCGCTACGCCCCGAGCCAGCCCACCCGGGGGCGGGGAAGGGCCAAGCTCCCCCCAGGGCTCTTTGTGCCCAAGGGCAGGGTGGAGGGGGCTTGGCTTCTAGTGGACGATGTCCTTACCAGCGGGGCCACCTTCCTCCGGGCCAAGGAGGCTTTGCTCCAGGCGGGGGCGGAAAGGGTCTACGGGGCCTTCCTGGCGGTGCGGGACCCCGCTGCCTTGGGGCCTTACCGGTAG
- the mtnA gene encoding S-methyl-5-thioribose-1-phosphate isomerase — translation MERLLPFRFDEEEGVFWLLDQRRLPLEEVWVPVRTAREMAEAIRAMVVRGAPAIGVSAAFGMVLAHLRGESPKEADALLRQSRPTAVNLFHALDRLRPHWGDLEGSLREAKALWREVEETERAIGLHGAKVLRGQVLTHCNTGPLATGGYGTALGAILEAHRKGRVNHVWVDETRPYLQGARLTAFELKKAGVPATLVADNMAGFLMQRGLVDAVIVGVDRMALNGDFANKIGTYTLAVLAHHHGIPFYAALPLSSVDPRLESGEGIPIEERSPEEVLELKGVRLAPEGFPAYHPAFDVTPHRYLTGIVTEKGVLYPPFDEALRHALGLS, via the coding sequence GTGGAGCGCCTGTTGCCTTTCCGCTTTGACGAGGAAGAAGGGGTCTTCTGGCTTTTGGACCAGAGGCGGCTTCCCTTGGAGGAGGTCTGGGTGCCCGTGCGCACGGCGAGGGAGATGGCGGAGGCCATCCGGGCCATGGTGGTGCGGGGGGCGCCCGCCATCGGGGTTTCGGCGGCCTTCGGCATGGTCCTCGCCCACCTGAGGGGGGAAAGCCCAAAGGAGGCGGACGCCCTCCTCCGCCAAAGCCGCCCCACGGCGGTGAACCTTTTCCACGCCTTAGACCGCCTGCGGCCCCACTGGGGGGACCTGGAGGGGAGCCTAAGGGAGGCCAAGGCCCTTTGGCGGGAGGTGGAGGAGACGGAGAGGGCCATTGGCCTCCACGGGGCCAAGGTCCTAAGGGGCCAGGTCCTCACCCACTGCAACACGGGGCCCTTGGCCACCGGGGGGTACGGCACGGCCTTGGGGGCCATCCTCGAGGCCCACCGCAAAGGCCGGGTCAACCACGTCTGGGTGGACGAGACGAGGCCCTACCTGCAAGGGGCCAGGCTCACCGCCTTTGAGCTTAAGAAGGCGGGGGTTCCCGCCACCCTCGTCGCCGACAACATGGCGGGCTTCCTCATGCAGCGGGGCCTGGTGGACGCCGTCATCGTGGGGGTGGACCGCATGGCCCTAAACGGGGACTTCGCCAACAAGATCGGCACCTACACCTTGGCGGTGTTGGCCCACCACCACGGCATCCCCTTCTACGCCGCCCTGCCCCTTTCCTCCGTGGACCCCAGGCTGGAAAGCGGGGAGGGTATCCCCATTGAGGAGCGTTCCCCGGAGGAGGTCTTGGAGCTTAAAGGGGTGCGCCTCGCCCCCGAGGGCTTCCCCGCCTACCACCCCGCCTTTGACGTGACCCCCCACCGCTACCTCACGGGCATCGTCACGGAAAAGGGGGTGCTCTACCCCCCCTTTGACGAGGCCCTGCGCCATGCCCTGGGCCTTTCTTGA
- a CDS encoding PQQ-dependent sugar dehydrogenase — MTRRRFLQALSALALARAQGLRAEVVAEGLEAPWALAFLPGGGFLVSERPGRVRLVRGGRVGLYAELPVYHRGESGLLGLALHPRFPQVPYVYAYRTVEEGGLRNQVVRLRHEGERGVLDRVILDGIPARPHGLHSGGRIAFGPDGMLYVTTGEVYEREMAQDLASLGGKILRITPEGEPAPGNPFLGRRGARPEIYSLGHRNPQGLAWHPETGELFSSEHGPSGEQGFGHDEVNLILPGGNYGWPRGVGRLGDARYQDPLHFFPQGFPPGNLAFWRGALYLAGLRGEALLRLTLSGGKGAWRVAGVETVLSGFGRLREVQAGPDGALYVTTSNRDGRGRVRPGDDKVLRLL, encoded by the coding sequence ATGACGAGGAGGCGTTTCCTCCAGGCCCTTTCCGCCTTGGCCTTGGCCCGGGCCCAGGGCCTTAGGGCGGAGGTGGTGGCGGAGGGGTTGGAGGCTCCCTGGGCCTTGGCCTTCTTGCCCGGAGGGGGGTTTCTGGTTTCCGAGCGGCCGGGGCGGGTCCGGCTGGTTAGGGGTGGCAGGGTGGGCCTCTACGCCGAGCTTCCCGTCTACCACCGGGGGGAGTCGGGGCTTTTGGGCCTGGCCCTCCATCCCCGCTTTCCCCAGGTGCCTTACGTCTACGCCTACCGCACGGTGGAGGAGGGAGGGCTTCGCAACCAGGTGGTGCGCCTTCGGCACGAGGGGGAAAGGGGGGTTTTGGACCGGGTCATCCTGGACGGCATCCCCGCCCGCCCCCACGGCCTTCACTCGGGCGGGCGCATCGCCTTCGGTCCCGATGGGATGCTCTACGTGACCACGGGGGAGGTGTACGAGCGGGAGATGGCCCAGGACCTGGCCTCCTTGGGGGGCAAGATCCTGCGGATCACCCCGGAGGGCGAGCCCGCCCCGGGGAATCCCTTTTTGGGCAGGCGGGGGGCCCGGCCCGAAATCTATAGCCTAGGCCACCGCAACCCCCAGGGCCTTGCCTGGCACCCGGAGACGGGGGAGCTTTTTTCCAGCGAGCACGGGCCCAGTGGGGAGCAGGGCTTCGGCCACGATGAGGTGAACCTCATCCTCCCCGGGGGCAACTACGGCTGGCCCAGGGGGGTGGGCCGCCTGGGGGATGCCCGCTACCAGGACCCCCTCCACTTCTTCCCCCAGGGCTTTCCCCCGGGGAACCTGGCCTTTTGGCGGGGGGCGCTCTATTTGGCTGGGCTTCGGGGGGAGGCCCTTTTGCGCCTCACCCTCAGCGGGGGCAAGGGGGCTTGGCGGGTGGCGGGGGTGGAGACCGTCCTTTCCGGCTTTGGGCGCCTGCGGGAGGTGCAGGCGGGGCCCGACGGGGCCCTTTACGTCACCACCTCCAATCGGGATGGCCGGGGCCGGGTGCGCCCTGGGGACGACAAGGTCCTCCGCCTCCTATAG
- the tdh gene encoding L-threonine 3-dehydrogenase: MRALAKLAPEEGLTLVERPVPEPGPGEILVRVEAASICGTDLHIWKWDAWAQGRVRPPLITGHEFSGVVEKVGPGVKRPQVGDHVSVESHIVCHVCPACRTGNYHVCLNTEILGVDRDGGFAQYVVVPAENAWVNPKDLPFEVAAILEPFGNAVHTVYAGSGVSGKSVLITGAGPIGLMAAMVARASGAGPILVSDPNPYRLAFAKPYADRLVNPLEEDLLAVVRQVTGSGVEVLLEFSGNESAIHQGLKALIPGGEARILGIPSDPIRFDLAGELVMRGITAYGIAGRRLWQTWMQGTALVYSGRVDLTPLITHRLPLSRYREAFQLLASGQGVKVILDPKA; encoded by the coding sequence ATGCGCGCTTTGGCCAAGCTGGCCCCTGAAGAAGGCCTAACCCTGGTGGAACGCCCCGTGCCCGAGCCGGGGCCTGGGGAGATCCTGGTGCGGGTGGAGGCGGCGAGCATCTGCGGTACCGACCTCCACATCTGGAAATGGGACGCCTGGGCCCAGGGGAGGGTCCGTCCCCCCCTCATCACCGGGCACGAGTTCAGCGGGGTGGTGGAGAAGGTGGGCCCCGGGGTCAAGCGCCCCCAGGTGGGGGACCACGTGAGCGTGGAAAGCCACATCGTCTGCCATGTCTGCCCTGCCTGCCGCACGGGCAACTACCACGTCTGCCTGAACACGGAGATCCTGGGGGTGGACCGGGACGGGGGGTTTGCCCAGTACGTGGTGGTGCCGGCGGAAAACGCCTGGGTCAACCCCAAGGACCTCCCCTTTGAGGTGGCCGCCATCCTGGAGCCTTTTGGCAACGCCGTGCACACGGTGTACGCCGGGAGCGGGGTATCGGGCAAGAGCGTCCTCATCACCGGGGCTGGCCCCATCGGCCTTATGGCGGCCATGGTGGCCCGGGCGAGCGGGGCGGGGCCCATCTTGGTCTCCGACCCCAACCCCTACCGCCTGGCTTTCGCTAAGCCCTACGCCGACCGGCTCGTCAACCCCTTGGAGGAGGACCTTCTGGCCGTGGTCCGGCAGGTGACGGGAAGCGGGGTGGAGGTTCTTTTGGAGTTCTCCGGCAACGAAAGCGCCATCCACCAGGGCCTGAAGGCCCTCATCCCGGGGGGCGAGGCCAGGATCCTCGGCATCCCCTCGGACCCCATCCGCTTTGACCTGGCGGGGGAACTGGTCATGCGGGGGATCACCGCCTACGGCATCGCCGGCAGGCGACTTTGGCAGACCTGGATGCAGGGCACCGCCTTGGTCTACTCGGGCCGGGTGGACCTCACCCCCCTCATCACCCACCGGCTGCCCTTGAGCCGTTACCGGGAGGCCTTCCAACTTTTGGCCTCAGGCCAAGGGGTGAAGGTAATCTTGGACCCGAAGGCCTAG